A single window of Achromobacter xylosoxidans DNA harbors:
- a CDS encoding succinate dehydrogenase assembly factor 2, with amino-acid sequence MSRLTELERARLRWRARRGLLENDLIITRYLDAHEAELTDDDVTALTQLFELGDNDLLDLLLARKELEGALDTPRLRGIIGQMRSL; translated from the coding sequence ATGAGCAGGCTTACTGAACTGGAACGGGCGCGTCTGCGTTGGCGGGCGCGCCGGGGTCTGCTCGAAAACGACTTGATCATCACCCGGTATCTCGACGCCCACGAGGCCGAGCTTACCGACGATGACGTGACGGCATTGACGCAGCTCTTCGAGTTGGGAGACAACGATCTTCTCGACCTGCTGCTGGCCCGCAAGGAGCTCGAGGGCGCACTGGACACGCCCCGGCTCCGCGGCATCATCGGCCAGATGCGGTCGCTCTGA